ATTCAATCAtaattatttttgtaattttgtaagCAGTGTGTCAAATGTGATTATTTCATTCTAATTTAAAAGTTTAAAAAACATACAAGAGGTTGTATGCAACAAAATATCCACTCGGGATTCTTTCCCTGTGCAACCCATTTAACCCGATACCTTTTCAGCTAAGTTTGACTGAATCAGATCAAACATGACCCCCATTGAATTTGCCACCTCAACAGAATACCGATCATACACTAAAGGTGGAACggaatcaattttattattatattttttttgcaTTACCATTCTGTACTTGTTACACGAACATAGTCAGTTGCAGACATTTGGCCAGATTCCTGGAATAACCAAATAAAAAAGTTGAATCAGAAAAATAGTTAATCTGGATAGTGAACTCAAAAATTTTTCCACTCTATAAGATACAATATAAAATATTGTTCgccataaaaaaataaaattaaaatgaaataaaaaagaaaaacaatataaaaatatTATCATACCACCATTGCATCCCAAACAAGATGCATTCTTTCCTCAAGACCTATGTAAAAGCAAATGTACAAGTAATATTAGTAAATGCCCAGCTCCGTTAACCATATTTTTTTAGTCTTTTCATAAGAAAAGGCTCAAAAGAAAGAGGTGGTATAACATGTATTTACCATTGACACCATTTGGTATTTTGCGGAAATCGTCAATTCCGAAAGATTTTTGTGTAGAATTAAAAGTACAGTGATCCGTTCCTACAAGCTGCAAAATTAGGAACCAGTTTAACCATCAAGAGACATGATATTTTTTCTTTATGTAGGCAGCCCAACAGGTAAATGGTACAAGTTTCAGTTTCGAAACTCCAAAAAACAATAAATTTATACATGCATACACAATACATACATACAACCTTTATaacaatcattattattaagaataccTAAGCAACTAGATACAGAAATTAAATTTGGATTTGCCACTTTGGGCTATGGTCATCCTTAACGGGTGAAATAAAAAATTTAGCTAGAAAGGGAAATAACTCAAAGCGTCGAACAGTTGAAAGTCGCTCACGGTGTATAATTATTGTCTTCTCATTGTATTGTTAATTTGATAAGAAAATTAGAGTGTAGTAACATGGTTTTAGTAATCATATTTAACTCGATAAATAATCATCTCAAGATAGCCTAGTGGTTGGGGTTGTATATCTCACGAAAGGTCCAAAGTTCAAACCTCAGTAGCAAAATATTTGAGGTTTCCATGGAAAGGGTCGGAAACGATCACAGGTAACCCGGTTAGGCTGCGTACGTACCTTAGGAAAACTACCCGCCCTTCCCATATAGCCTCGTTTTTATTTAACCTAATAGATATTTATTAAAAATGTACAAAAACTTGTTTGTTGTCCATTTGGCACCTTTACCAAAACCCCAAAGCAAAGGATGGAACTTTTGTAGTTCACATACAAAAGGTCATACAGGGCAAATGAAAGTGTAAAACTAATAATACATACGTCATTTGTGTCAATATAACCTTTAAAATTCCAGTTGATAATGCTGCTTGAAGTGTTTTCCCATGCCCTACTGCTCTTATTGGGGGGCTCATGACAAACCTACATTATAACTCAGTCATACAAAGTACCAAGTTACAGAAATgtaaattgaaaagaaaaatgCGCAAAATTAGAAAATGATAGTCACTTACTTGGCAGCTGTAATGAAATCAGGATCCCATAAAACTGAATCATCAAGAATTAAGCCAGAAACCACAGGCTCTCCAATAACTCTTTGGCCTATTTTTAAAAATTATAGATAATAGATTATAAACGTACTCCCAATATCGGCCAAATTGGAAATGAACAAAGCATCAAATTCATATATTTCATTTGGCTCCATCTTGATGAGAATATTCTAAAAAGGGGAAAACCTTATTCATTTAGCCTCATCATTCACAAACCTGATTTTTGAGCCCTTGCTATTTCTTCCATAGCATCAGTGCTCATTACATGAACAACATACAGCGGTGCATTCACAAAAGCAGCCAAACGAATAGCTCGACTTGTAGCCTCTCCTTCCAGCTGCAACAACACCAACTAAAGTTAGCATTTGTGTCAAacgacaacagcaacaacaattaaACCCTATAGAAACTTAAATATGCTGTTAAATATCTcactaaaatatatatattctttataatCTAGAGAAACATAAAACTCTTATAAATTAATGACTTACTACAGGAGGCCTTGATAGAGCATGTCCTTCTGGACCAGTAATACCAAGTTGGATCATTCTTTTCTGTCCTTCAAAAACAGCATCCCCATTTTCAGCATGAACCATTGCTAATGCACCAAGAGACTTGCACATTTTCAGACCCTCCAACAAAAGCTCGTCACTTATCATAAGAGAACCCTTATAAGCCATGAAAAACTTAAATGAGTTGATACCTGTAGGTTAAAAAacaaacaagtatatatatatatatatatatatatatatatatatatatatatatatatatatatatatatatataggatcaagagggaagtaaccattcggggggaagcggggggaagcaaaaactttttttttttcgttttttgaaaaaactttgttcacgaacattatagatgagatgaaaatatgaacatttagtagagacgctttgtgataaatgtttttattttggcgggaaaacgctcgaagaagtaatatataacaattatcgtgtttttcgagcgtatttcgaggttttagctattggggtttagatattagggtttatagggtttagaaatttatggtttagagtttagatttagggtttagatttaggatttagattgagtttttaacacgaacggtttagagtttagggtttagggtttagggtttagggtttggtgttttgggtttattgtttagggtttagggtttggtgttttgggtttatggaataaacccaaaacaccaaaccctaaaccctaaaccctaaactctaaatcgggctaaattttacttcacaaaacatgaaaaaaaaacgttcatattcttcaagaacaatattatcttgtatgttatttttgtcgattgtttttccgcctaaataataacattcatcacgaagtgtctcttctaaatgttcatattttcgtgtgatcttgatgccggaaaaaaaaaattcaaaaaaaaacgaatttttttttttttttttgcttccctccgcttcccccgattggttacttccccattgatcctgcccctatatatatatttatatatatatatatattagtaatttaATGTGCAAACCTTTCTCCTTAACCATAATTTCCATCTCCTTAGGAACATCATCATCCCATTTAGTGATTGCCATGTGAAAACCATAATCCATGCAAGACAAGTTTGCTTTTTCAACATAGGCTTCGTAACCTTTAAGTAAACTACCATTTACAGGAATAACGAAATCAATATGCATAGTTGTCCCGCCTGCTAACGCAGCTGCTTGACCAGTGAAAAAATTGTCAATAGTCTCCGTACCCATAAATTCCATGGCCAAATGTGTGTGAGGATCAATTCCTCCTGCACCACAACAAGCCAAAATCAAtgataccatcatcatcattaaacaatactataatttaaaataaataaaaattcccAACGTAAATCAGAATAAAACAGAAGTACTgtagttaattattattaattacataaaACGGAGTTTTCTTATCATTAACTACTAAAAAACTTTACCTGGCATAACAAACTTCCCTGTAGCATCAACAATTCTAACGCCATCACCAACCTGTTTGATACACAAGTCATCTTAAATTACAAAAACTGGAAACAACAGCCTGCTTTATCACGATGTGCACTAACATTGACACACCAAGTAAAAGTAATATCATACTGTATTTGATAGTCCAGACAAAAGTACCTTAATATTTGGCCTAACAGCAACAATAACCCCATCCTCTACATAAACATCAGCAATCTCCTGACGATCAGCATTTACAACTGTACCACCCTTTATTAATATCTTTGATGCTAAGTCACTCTCTGATTCGCAATATTCAAGGCCAGACTCGCAAATCTGTATTTTTAATTATCGTTAGACACTAATGGTATATGTCAAATATCCTTTTCTCTACAAGCTAATCCCCAAAAAGATTACATATATAAAACAGCCTCAGAATCGTGAACTTAAGATTATATGGTTGACAATGTTCTCATAACAAACACTTCCAAAGCAGATATACATACAAATCCATTTACGGGTCTATGCTCTAATTCGAACTTCCAATTCTATAATAGGTGGCTAGTATACTACCATAACCAAACTaccttctatttttatttttattctttatCGGTACAGTTAAGATATttcatatgtatatttattatcCTTTTAAAATTGTCTAAATCTCCTTATACATTATTAAATGAAATATACACTCTCATACCAGTTTCTTATTTCAAAACAGAAAGTCATGTACTCATGTCACAACAAAATTACTGTGGTTCAACTAATTAGCATTCTATTTTTGTTCTCTATAAATAATTACAAACAGGTCTTGAGACCATCCTATTTTTTTCATTTTTCAGCTAAGCAGAATTCGAATCAATGCAGATATAGTTTAATCATCTCCATACAGACTAAAATCTTTCAATAAAATTCTTAGAACAATTTTGTCTCACTATTTACTACTCATATTTTTGTACCACATGAACCAGTAAGCTAGCAAAATTGATTAAAAACAGAACATAAATTAACCAATATGGTTCATTGTTTAATTACTACACATAAATACAtaataatacaaaataaaataCTGAAATCCATAGAATACAGAACATGAATCATCAAAATAATCATAGATATAGATACACGAAATGTTGACTTTgactttatgtttatatatatatggatattaagTAAACAGCACCTGGCTCAGTCCAAACAACGGCGATAGAAAAATTGAAAACAGAAGGATCAGAGATCGCAAATGCCTCATTTTCGAACTCGCAGattcttcttttcttttttttctttttttttttacctcTATACAGATTTTTGGAAACTAATAAATTAGAAAAGATTCTGTATATTTGCATCTTTCTGCTGTGAAGGGATTTATAAGTTTGAAGATGGATAGATAAGTCAACTGCGTATATGGCCACTGAAGAATATGTTAATATCAAGTTTAGTCCCTTAATTTGTTAATAAAATCGTTCGACCGTAGATAAAGTGATGAAATTTCCAGTTTTCTGTTTTATTCCACGACCATTATTTTATGCATCTTTTCAAGAATATTCTTCAATAAAAAAAGCGGTGATCCTCACACACTACTTTTTAATCCATATACACTTAATTATTTGTTATACccttaattatatttaaaataataatataagttcaaccctCTAAATTAatcttgtagagacccgtcctaatccatccggacgaagtccatatagattataaacgattcacaacagttgattacatcgcgaggtacttgacctctatatgatacattttacaaacattgcattcgtttttgaaaagacaatctttcattacatcgaaagttgacaacatgcataccatttcgtaatatatcttactataattgacttaataataatcttgatgaactcaacgactcgaatacaacgtcttttgaaatatgtcataaatgactccaagtaatatctctaagatgagcaaatgcacagcggaagatttttttcgtacctgagaatgaacatgctttaaagtgtcaaccaaaaggttggtgagttcattagtttaacataaataatcatttccatcattttaatagaccacaagattttcatatttccatttctcataaacatacgtcccatgcatagagacaaaaatatcattcatatggattgaacacctggtaatcgacattcacaatatgtatataagaatatccccatcattccgggatcctccttcggacatgatataaatttcgaagtactaaagcatccggtactttggatggggcttgttgggcccgatagatctatctttagagttcgcgtcaattagggtgtctgttccctaattcttagattaccagacgtaataaaaaggggcatattcgatttcgataattcaaccatataatgtagtttcaattacttgtgtctatttcgtaaaacatttataaaagcagcgcatgtattctcagcccaaaaatattaagggtaaaaaggcaaatgaaactcacgcatatgaatattgtaaaatagttattaaaacattgcatgtattctcagcccaaaaatataatgagtaaaaaaggcaaatgaaactcacgcatatgaatattgtaaaatagttattaaaacattgcatgtattctcagcccaaaaatgtaatgagtaaaaaaggcaaatgaaactcacctaatgtattttgtagtaaaaatacatatgactatattgaacaatgcagggttggcctcggattcacgaacctatatcatttgtatatttattaatatacatagttg
This genomic window from Rutidosis leptorrhynchoides isolate AG116_Rl617_1_P2 chromosome 2, CSIRO_AGI_Rlap_v1, whole genome shotgun sequence contains:
- the LOC139891808 gene encoding dihydropyrimidinase; its protein translation is MRHLRSLILLFSIFLSPLFGLSQICESGLEYCESESDLASKILIKGGTVVNADRQEIADVYVEDGVIVAVRPNIKVGDGVRIVDATGKFVMPGGIDPHTHLAMEFMGTETIDNFFTGQAAALAGGTTMHIDFVIPVNGSLLKGYEAYVEKANLSCMDYGFHMAITKWDDDVPKEMEIMVKEKGINSFKFFMAYKGSLMISDELLLEGLKMCKSLGALAMVHAENGDAVFEGQKRMIQLGITGPEGHALSRPPVLEGEATSRAIRLAAFVNAPLYVVHVMSTDAMEEIARAQKSGQRVIGEPVVSGLILDDSVLWDPDFITAAKFVMSPPIRAVGHGKTLQAALSTGILKLVGTDHCTFNSTQKSFGIDDFRKIPNGVNGLEERMHLVWDAMVESGQMSATDYVRVTSTECAKLFNIYPRKGAILAGSDADIIIFNPNSTFHISAQSHHSRSDTNVYEGRSGKGKVEVTIAGGRIVWENEELKVVSGSGKYITMPPFNYLYHGIDKADAKYLASLKTPVNRIRPSI